CGAGATCGGCCCGGCTGATGTCGGCGCTCACCGCGCTGTCCCGGCGGCTTCGAGGCAATCGAGGATATCCTCCGGAATTAAGCACCCGCCCTGCAGTACAAACAGAAATTCGCGATCGAGCGTACCGACTTCATCGATCGCCGTTGTCGCGACACGGCTGAGCAGCGGCGGCAGGCGCGCCAGCGTCGCCCGGCCTATCTGCTGTTTGCCAAGTACGGCATCAGCGCAGAGCCCGACGGTCCGGGCGCCCAGCCGCACAGTCACGATACGCGAGCACATAGAGGCCTTGCCGCCGATGAGGCGGCCGACATCGACGATCGGTACCGGCTGGCCGCGAATGATGGAAAGGCCGAGAATATAGTCAGGCGCCCCCTCCACCGGCACGATCGGCTGAGGGCGCATGATTTCAACGATGCAGGAGATGGGAAGCGCATGAAGCTGGCCGCCAGCGCGGTAGACTAACCAGGGATCATCGGGATTTCGGGCGTCGGCCGCCGCCGCTGAAGGCCATGCTCGCTCAAACCGGCGTGTTGCGATCGTGTCGACTGTCATTGCTACCGCCGCCGTGGAACCGGCCCGGGAGCGCGTCCGCCGGCGCTCCGCCGGTCACTCCCGCTCTGAATCACCTTTGACTTGTATGGCTTAGTTCTTAAAAACCTTGCTATACACAGTACTACGTAAGTACATCATCGAGGTGATGATTGCGCACCGTGCCCGTCAAGATTTAGGCAATTGCGTCCCGCTCGCCGGCTGCCGCCGGGCGATGCCCGAAATGTGCGACCCCAGAGCGCCTTGCACGGCGCAAGCCCGGATGGCACTCCCGGCGCCATGACCGACACTGTTCTCGATCTTGCTGGGCTGAAATGCCCCCTCCCTGCGCTCAAGACCCGCAAGGCGCTGAGCGGGCTCTCCGTCGGCGACCGACTAACGGTGATCACGACGGACCCGCTCTCGGCCATCGACATCCCCAATCTCCTGCGCGAGACCGGTGACATTCTCATCGGCCAGGACGGCGCCGGACCGCAGCTGAGCTTCATCATCGAAAAAGCTTGACGGATTTTGTACGTACTTATTAAATTTGTCGCGCCGCGGCGACCAAAAGCCCCTGTAAATCGCTGAATCGGCCGCTTTCTCCCGGCACCGGGGAAGAACCGGGGTAAAAACACCGCTTTTCCTCGGGAAACGGCGCCCGACCCGCCCTTTTCCGGCTCCGCCAGGCCGCCAAAAGCCCGGCCGGGCGATAAGTTTAGGAAAAAAGCCTCTGAAAACCGCAGGAATCGGTGAATTTGGCCTGTTTTTCCGGGTATCGGCGCAAATTTCCGTTCTTTCCCGGCCATCAATGCTCGTAATGTGCCTCGGCACGAATCAGTGGAGGTGCATTTGGCTACGCAGATCACGAAATCGCAGCTGATCGAAAAGATCGCTGACGCAACCGAACTCTCGAAACGGGATGTGAAGGGCGTTCTCGAGTCGCTGGCAACCGTTGGCTACAAGGAACTGAAGAAGTCGGGTGTGTTCACGGTCCCGGGCTTTGCGAAGTTCGTCGTCGTCAAGAAGCCGGCCACGAAGGCCCGCAAGGGCATCAACCCGTTCACGGGCGAACCCACGACCTTCAAGGCCAAGCCGGCCCGCAAGATCGTCCGGGCCCGGCCGGTCAAGGCCGCCAAAGACTCGGTCTAAGAGACTTCAGCGAAGGCCCCGAAAGGGGCCTTTGTTTTATGTGCTTACGGATCAGTTCCGGCCTTCGATGACATCGCGCAGGCGCACCGCAAGCTCCTGTTGCCGGAACGGCTTGGCGACCAGTGGAAAGACTTCGTCATCATGGGTGTGGCGCGACAGCGCCTCACCCGTATAGCCCGATGTGAGAAGCACTTTGATATCGGGACGGAGCTTGCGTGCTTCAGAGGCAAGCTGAACGCCGGTCTTGCCGCCAGGCATGACGACATCCGAAAAGATCACATCGACGCCATCGCCGCGGCGCAGGATTTCAAGCGCGCTGTTGGCGTCGGACGCCGTCATCACCTGATAGCCGAGATCGGTCAGCATCTCGATGCCGAGCGCCAACACCGCCGCATCGTCTTCAACGAGCAGCACGCGTTCAGCCCGCGCCGGCGCGATTATCGGAATGTCCTCGTCGACAAATGCACGCTGCGGAAGTTTGGAGCTGACCGGCAGGCAGATCGAAAGCTGCGTGCCGCGGCTGAGACGGCTGCGGATGGTCACGAACCCACCCGACTGACGCACGAAACCATAAACCTGGCTGAGGCCGAGGCCCGAGCCCTTGCCGATTTCCTTCGTGGTGAAAAACGGCTCGAAAGCGCGCGCGATCACATCCGGCGCCATGCCTGTACCCGTATCGCTGACGGTGAGCGCAACCCAGGGGCCGCTGATGTCCGCGGGACGCTCGGAGAGAATCTCATCTCCTTCGGGCAGAAGGCGGACGGCAAGACCGAGATGGCCGCCGCTCGGCATCGCATCACGCGCATTGACCGCAAGATTAAGCAGCGCGGTTTCGAGCTGCGCCGGATCGACCTCGCAGAC
Above is a window of Terrihabitans soli DNA encoding:
- a CDS encoding chemotaxis protein CheW, coding for MTVDTIATRRFERAWPSAAAADARNPDDPWLVYRAGGQLHALPISCIVEIMRPQPIVPVEGAPDYILGLSIIRGQPVPIVDVGRLIGGKASMCSRIVTVRLGARTVGLCADAVLGKQQIGRATLARLPPLLSRVATTAIDEVGTLDREFLFVLQGGCLIPEDILDCLEAAGTAR
- a CDS encoding sulfurtransferase TusA family protein, with the protein product MTDTVLDLAGLKCPLPALKTRKALSGLSVGDRLTVITTDPLSAIDIPNLLRETGDILIGQDGAGPQLSFIIEKA
- a CDS encoding HU family DNA-binding protein, with translation MATQITKSQLIEKIADATELSKRDVKGVLESLATVGYKELKKSGVFTVPGFAKFVVVKKPATKARKGINPFTGEPTTFKAKPARKIVRARPVKAAKDSV